A window of Fusarium musae strain F31 chromosome 1, whole genome shotgun sequence genomic DNA:
TTTTGTTTCAAAATGTCAACGGCCGATGCAAGGGTTTGATCACTCTTGCTAAAGACTCAGATGTGCCAACCAACAAGGATGGCGATCTGGCCTGGTACTTCCCTTGCACAACCTTTAACCAAGACGGCTCAAGCAAGGTTAATTTGACCACACCGTACTATTCTGGTTACGCCTGTCATACGACGCTCAACTCTCGAAATGCTTTTTACCTTGACTTGAGTGGTTCCGCAGATGTTTACTTCACCTGGGACGATATCAAGAACAGCTCGCGTAACCTTATTGTCTACTCTGGAAATGTTTTGgaccttgatctcctccGCTGGTTCAACATGAGCCAGGTCAATATTCCCAAGAGGTTTGAAGAGTTGCGAGACAAGGACTCGGAAGTCAACAAGGCCATTCGTGGCCGCGACGTTACTCGCATGTTCCAGTCTTCCTCAGACAAGAAATACGCGGAATGTTTCGAGGAAATCATCAAGGTTGGCTCTGTGGATACTGAGACAATTGGTTGCATTGCCTCCAAGATCGTCCTTTACTGTGCGCTCGTTCTCATTCTTTCAGTTGTCGGTGTTCGGTTTCTGCTGGCTATCATCTTCCAATGGTTCCTTTGCCGCAAGTATGCCCCAACCAAGACCTCCCAGAGTTCTGACCGTAGGAAACGAAACAAGCAAATTGAAGATTGGTCCGAGGACATCTACCGTGCTCCTGTAAGACTACCTGGAGATGTTGGAAGCACTGTCTATGGATCGTCAGACCGAACAAGCAAACGAGGATCTTTCCTCCCCACTACTTCTCGATTTTCATCTGTCGGTGGCCCTGATGTTCGGGCATCAACTGGACGTCGCATGCCGACCACCATGGCGAGCCAAGGTGCCTCGAATCAGCTTCTGACACCCGGCTCAATCTTCAAGCAGGGCAACGACAGCCGTGCCAGTTTCCTTCGATCTGATCCCTACTCAAGCACGCCTACTGATGGACCCGGCCCTGCTGGTTTCATTCATGATTCTGTtgttcctcagcctccttctgACTGGATGCCCTTCGGCTTTCCATTGGCTCATACGATGTGCTTGGTTACTGCATACTCTGAAGGAGAGGAGGGTATTCGAACCACTCTGGACTCGATCGCAACCACCGATTATCCCAATAGCCACAAGGTTATTGTTGTTATCTGTGACGGTatcatcaagggcaagggtgAAACAATGTCGACACCTGACGTATGCTTGGGCATGCTGAAAGATCACTCTATTCCCCCTGACATGGTTGAGCCTTTCTCCTACGTGGCTGTCGCAAGTGGTTCCAAGCGTCacaacatggccaagatcTATTGCGGCTTCTACGATTATGGAAGAAACTCTCGCATCCCTGCTGATCGCCAGCAGCGAGTGCCCATGATGGTTGTGGTCAAGTGCGGAACTCCTGATGAAgccaccaagtccaagcccGGTAACCGTGGAAAGCGAGATAGTCAAATTATCCTCATGTCTTTCCTCCAAAAGGTCATGTTCGATGAACGAATGACAGAACTCGAGTATGAAATGTTCAACGGTCTCTGGAAGGTGACGGGAATATCGCCTGACTACTACGAAATTATCCTCATGGTTGACGCCGATACAAAGGTTTTCCCCGACAGTCTGACACACATGATATCGGCCATGGTGAAAGATCCTGAGATCATGGGTCTTTGTGGTGAAACCAAGATTGCCAACAAACGGGACAGCTGGGTCACAGCTATTCAAGTATTTGAATACTTTgtctctcatcatcttgcCAAGTCGTTCGAGTCTGTTTTTGGTGGTGTTACTTGTTTACCTGGTTGCTTCTGCATGTACCGCATTAAGGCGCCCAAG
This region includes:
- the CHS4 gene encoding Chitin synthase 4 (CAZy:GT2_Chitin_synth), coding for MSLPERPGASPSYNQRNVYRNSPSRRSRPVDIETGGYHAVDNTAQHQRGRSGSSFAESIGVNSNTESMPLSPTSPDGQSRRAGPDQPISRKRSLIRPERNRIDRDHRNYHYHKHAAHMNVLPSSTGNDPIYEDFEASTDRSNSNLNDGGSDSSPRQRRTVSGEQEKGAAVASTMPTPDRTKSGKIKKRSKRHSKPPKRIEEQLRPPTFWNVYCAIVTFWAPGFIMKCCGMPTRAQQRAWREKMGLISIILVIMAIVGFLTFGFTATVCGAPAERLRVNKVDGGNMIFHGVAYDLSKSHHPPAQGMPLRSDGLGPNVLYDLPEKHGGQDGSFLFQNVNGRCKGLITLAKDSDVPTNKDGDLAWYFPCTTFNQDGSSKVNLTTPYYSGYACHTTLNSRNAFYLDLSGSADVYFTWDDIKNSSRNLIVYSGNVLDLDLLRWFNMSQVNIPKRFEELRDKDSEVNKAIRGRDVTRMFQSSSDKKYAECFEEIIKVGSVDTETIGCIASKIVLYCALVLILSVVGVRFLLAIIFQWFLCRKYAPTKTSQSSDRRKRNKQIEDWSEDIYRAPVRLPGDVGSTVYGSSDRTSKRGSFLPTTSRFSSVGGPDVRASTGRRMPTTMASQGASNQLLTPGSIFKQGNDSRASFLRSDPYSSTPTDGPGPAGFIHDSVVPQPPSDWMPFGFPLAHTMCLVTAYSEGEEGIRTTLDSIATTDYPNSHKVIVVICDGIIKGKGETMSTPDVCLGMLKDHSIPPDMVEPFSYVAVASGSKRHNMAKIYCGFYDYGRNSRIPADRQQRVPMMVVVKCGTPDEATKSKPGNRGKRDSQIILMSFLQKVMFDERMTELEYEMFNGLWKVTGISPDYYEIILMVDADTKVFPDSLTHMISAMVKDPEIMGLCGETKIANKRDSWVTAIQVFEYFVSHHLAKSFESVFGGVTCLPGCFCMYRIKAPKGGHNYWVPILANPDIVEHYSENVVETLHEKNLYLLGEDRFLTTLMLRTFPKRKQVFIPQAVCKTTVPDEFMVLLSQRRRWINSTIHNLMELVLVRDLCGTFCFSMQFIIFVELVGTLVLPAAIAFTFYVVITSIIHSPPQIIPLVLLGLILGLPGLLVVITAHSWSYIVWMLIYLLALPIWNFVLPTYAFWKFDDFSWGETRKTAGEKTKKAGLEYEGEFDSSKITMKRWAEFERDKRSRSGYWGSRENVVGGGGGSWTSPPGHQYNDEYFSDA